Genomic window (Nitrosophilus kaiyonis):
GATAGTTCCCATCAAAACAGCCCATACAATAACTTAAATCATTACCAACACTTCTTAACAAGCCATCAATTGAAAGATAAGCCAATGTATCAGCCCCTATATACTCTCTAATCTGTTCTGTATTCATATGTGAAGCAATCAACTCCTCTTTCGTTGGAGTATCAACTCCATAAAAACATGGACCAGTTGTTGGAGGTGAGCTTATTCTCATATGAACCTCTTTTGCTCCTGCCTCTTTTAAAATATTTACTATTTTTCTACTTGTTGTACCTCTTACAATACTATCATCGATAACAACAAGTCTTTTCCCTTTAATAAGCTCTTTTATAGGATTTAATTTCATTTTTACTTTTAAATCTCTTATCTCTTGAGTTGGCTCTATAAAAGTTCGGCCAACATAATGGTTTCTGATGATTCCAAGTTCAAAAGGAATACCACTTTCCTCACTATATCCAATTGCTGCAGCAAGACCACTATCTGGTACTGGAACTACCATATCTGCTTCAACTGGAAACTCTCTTGCAAGCTCTCTTCCCATAGCTTTTCTTGCTTTATAAACACTCTTTCCAAAAATATAGCTATCAGGTCTTGCAAAATAGATAAACTCAAATATACATTTATGAGGCTTTGGCTCAAAAACTTGTATACTTTTTGGCTCTTTATTCTTTTCAAATACTAACATTTCACCAGGTTTAATATCTCTAATATATTGAGCACCTATCAAATCAAAAGCACAAGTTTCACTAGCAACAACATATCCATTATCAAGCTTTGCTAAAGACAAAGGCCTAAATCCATAAGGATCCCTTATTGCAAACATCTTTTTTCTACTTAAAAAAATCATAGAATAAGCACCCTCTATCTGCTTAACAGAATCTATTATCCTATCATAAAGATGCTCTTTTTCACTTCTTGCAATTAAATGAATCAAATTTTCAGTATCCATAAAAGTTTGAAAAATTGCTCCCTCTTTTATAAGCTTTTTTCGTACCTCTTTAGAATTGGTAAGATTTCCATTATGTACAACAGCAATTTGGCCTAAATCATATCTTGCAAAAATTGGCTGAGCATCAAGAACAGATTCTTCCCCTGCTGTTGAGTATCTTGTATGACCTACTGCACTATCTCCTATTAATTTTTTAAGTTTTTTCTCATCAAATACCTGTGTTACAAGACCTCTATCTTTTGTTATATAAATCCTTTCTCCATCGCTTGAAGCAATTCCTGCAGCCTCTTGTCCTCTATGTTGTAATGAAAATAGCGAAAAATATGCATATTTAGAAGCATCTTTTACATTAAAAACACCTACTACTGAGCATTTTTCATTTAATGAAAACAATTTCCATCCTTTATTTGTTTGTTAAAATAGTTAAAAAGGTTAAAATGGTTGAGTAGTTATTCTTAGTTGAGTGGTTAAAAAAGTTAAAATGATTAAGTAGTTACAACCACTCAACTACTTAACTGTTCAACCACTCAACTAAATCCCAAGACAATCATATATGCTATAAAAACCTGCCTCTTGTGAAATTATCCATTTTGCCGCTTTAATAGCACCTTTTGCAAATGTGTCTCTGCTTGTAGCTGTGTGATTTAATTCTAAATATTCACCATCATTATAAAATCCAACAGTATGTCTTCCTACAATATCACCACCTCTTAAGGCAAATATTCCAATCTCATCTTTACTTCTTTCACCAATATTACCATTTCTGCCACTAACTCTAACTTTATCAAGATCCAAACCTCTTGCTTTTGCAGCAAATTCACCAAGAGTTAAAGCAGTACCACTTGGAGCATCTTTTTTATATCTATGATGCATCTCTACAATCTCAATATCAAAATCTCTAAGTTTTTTAGAAGCAATCTCTACAAGCCTATTTAAAACAGCTATTCCCATAGACATATTTGTAGCATAGAGTATTGGCATCTTTTTTGATGCCTCTTTCATTAAATTTATCTGATGCTCATTTAAACCAGTTGTTCCACTTACTATTGGTTTAGGATTTTCAAGTGCTCTTTTTAAAAGAGCTTCAGTCCCTTCAGGTAAAGTAAAATCAATAACCACATCACAATTTTTTAAAAGAGTATCAGTATCATTTGTAACAATTGCTCCTTTTACATCTAACTCTATACCTTCCAAAACATGAACACAAGAAATTTTTGCTTCCTTATCATCTTTCAAATTTTTTATCAAAAGAGTACCTACTCTTCCACTACCTCCGTAAATACCAACATTTAACATGGTTTTAACTCTCCTATTTTTTCTATATAATCTATCGCATTTATTGCAGCAGTTGCCCCATCACCAGCAGCACAAACCACCTGTTTTGAAGCAAACTCTCTTATATCGCCTGCTGCAAAAAGGCCCGGAATATCTGTTCTCATTCTTAAATCAACTATAACTTCGCCCCAATGATTTACGCTGCATAAAAAAGTTCCATCTTCTTGTTTTAAAACTTCATTATTTACATTCATACCAACAAATACAAAAATCCCTGGAACTTTTAAGTCTATCTCTTTTCCTTTTTGATCAATTAAAACACCTTGTAATCCCATATTATCGCCATAGGCTTTTTTAATAGTTGCATTTAAAATCAATTCAATTTTAGGATTGTTTTTTACTCTCTCAATAGTTGCAGGAGCTGCTCTAAATCTGTCTCTTCTATGTATTAGATAAACTTTTGAGCATATATTTGATAAATATATAGCCTCTTCTAATGCTGTATCTCCCCCTCCTAAAACTGCAACCTCCTTATCTTTATAAAAAAATCCATCACAGGTTGCACAAGTGCTTACACCTTTGCCAAAAAACTCTTCTTCGCCATCAAAACCTGCTCTTTTTGGGGTACTTCCTGTTGCAACTATAACAGCTTTTGACTCTACTTTTTTTCCACTCAAAAGCTCTAATGTAAATATTCCATTACACTCTCTTTTTACTCTTGTTACCTCTTCCATTTCATGCTTAAGACCAAATTTCATACACTGCTTAGGCCAGCACTCCATAAGTTCCATACCGGTAACTACATTGCAAACACCAGGATAGTTTTCAACTTCACTTGATTGAGTTATCTGTCCTCCAGGCAATCCTTTTTCAAACATTACAACATTTTTAAGTCCGCCTCTTGTTGCATAAAGTCCAGCAGTAAGTCCAGCAGGTCCTCCACCAACTATGGCTAAATCCAACATTATATTTCCTTAAAGTGAGATAGTTAGAAAGTAAAAAGTTAGAGAGTGAGAAAGCGAGAGAGTTTTTTGGCTATTTACTTTCTAACTATCTAACTTTCTCACTTTATAACTTTATATATTGCGGGCAAAGCCCGCGAAAGATTAGCTTAAAAGAGCATCAAGTTTTTGTTTAAATGCATCTTTGCTTGCAGCACCAATCATCTGATCAACTAATTGTCCATCTTTGAAAAATAAAATAGTTGGAATTGATCTTATTCCATATCTAATAGCTATATCTTGCTCTTCATCAGTATTAACTTTACATATTTTTGCTTTGCCTTCATATTCTTCAGCTAACTCATCAATAACTGGAGCAATCATTCTACAAGGTCCACACCATGGAGCCCAAAAATCAACTAGTACAACACCCTCTTTGATAGTTTCATCAAAATTTGATGCATTTAACTCTATATATTTTCCCATATCTTCTCCTTTAAATAATAAATAGTTTTTAAAGAGCAAAAAATTATACCCTTACTATTTGTTTACACATATTGTAAACGGTTAATATTATACAAATTAAATTCTTTAACTTGTATTATATAAATTTAAAAGGTTATATTCTCAACTATTTCTATTTTTTCATTTACTATAACAGCATCAATTTGATAAGGCATAGTAATATTTTTAATCATTAAAAAATAGTTGATAGTTTTTATTATTTTTTCCAATTTTTTAAAAGTTATATTATATATTGGTTCAAAATTTTCGCCACTTTTTACCTCTATAAAATGTAAAACTTTATCTTTTTGAACAATGATATCTATTTCACCAAATTTTGAATAAAAATTTCTCTCCACAATTTTAAATCCATTATTTTCTAAAAATTCACAAGCTAAATCCTCTGCAATGTTTCCTTTCTTTTTGCTCAAAATTTATCCTTAGTATTAATTGGACATTAGCCATTAGTCATTAGGAATTAGGAATTGGCCGCTTCACTGCTTCTCCGCTACCCCCTTACCACCTTATCCCCTTATCACCTCATTCACCCAAATCTAACCGCAAACTTGTTTCGCTTTGCTCTACTTCGTTTGCTTTAGGTAATCCAGCTATTCGCATGCTCAGACACGAAATTCCTTGAATTTCGGCCTCGCATATACTCTCAGCTTTCGCTAGGGCACGGACAACAAGTAGTTGTTGTTCTAAAGCATCGCTTTACCCTCGCTCACTTCATCCTTCTCCGCTATTCTACCTTTACCTTTACAGATTTAAATCTTGCAGTTTTTACAAATTCATCAGATTCATCACCAAAAAGATAATTAATATGACTTTTTGAATGGTGAAATGAGACATACATTGTGCCTCTTTTTAAACTTTTGGAAAATTTAATCTTTAAAGGCTTGCTTCTTCCATATTTTGATGTAAGAATCACTTTTTCTTTGTTTTCAAAAAAGGCTTTATCTTTTATACTTACAAGCAAAATATCCTCTTTATGTCTTTTATAAAGAGTCTCACACTCTTTTGTTTGAGCTGAATTATTATAATGGGTTATAATTCTACCAGTAGTGAGATAAAAATGCGGATCTTTTTTATTTATAAGCTCTTTTACCATACCCCTTAATTCATACTGCTTATATCTAAAATATCCAAATCCATCTTCTGTTCTAAACTCTTTTTCATGAAGAATTGGAGTATCT
Coding sequences:
- the purF gene encoding amidophosphoribosyltransferase, with the protein product MFSLNEKCSVVGVFNVKDASKYAYFSLFSLQHRGQEAAGIASSDGERIYITKDRGLVTQVFDEKKLKKLIGDSAVGHTRYSTAGEESVLDAQPIFARYDLGQIAVVHNGNLTNSKEVRKKLIKEGAIFQTFMDTENLIHLIARSEKEHLYDRIIDSVKQIEGAYSMIFLSRKKMFAIRDPYGFRPLSLAKLDNGYVVASETCAFDLIGAQYIRDIKPGEMLVFEKNKEPKSIQVFEPKPHKCIFEFIYFARPDSYIFGKSVYKARKAMGRELAREFPVEADMVVPVPDSGLAAAIGYSEESGIPFELGIIRNHYVGRTFIEPTQEIRDLKVKMKLNPIKELIKGKRLVVIDDSIVRGTTSRKIVNILKEAGAKEVHMRISSPPTTGPCFYGVDTPTKEELIASHMNTEQIREYIGADTLAYLSIDGLLRSVGNDLSYCMGCFDGNYPVENKNV
- the dapB gene encoding 4-hydroxy-tetrahydrodipicolinate reductase, whose amino-acid sequence is MLNVGIYGGSGRVGTLLIKNLKDDKEAKISCVHVLEGIELDVKGAIVTNDTDTLLKNCDVVIDFTLPEGTEALLKRALENPKPIVSGTTGLNEHQINLMKEASKKMPILYATNMSMGIAVLNRLVEIASKKLRDFDIEIVEMHHRYKKDAPSGTALTLGEFAAKARGLDLDKVRVSGRNGNIGERSKDEIGIFALRGGDIVGRHTVGFYNDGEYLELNHTATSRDTFAKGAIKAAKWIISQEAGFYSIYDCLGI
- the trxB gene encoding thioredoxin-disulfide reductase — its product is MLDLAIVGGGPAGLTAGLYATRGGLKNVVMFEKGLPGGQITQSSEVENYPGVCNVVTGMELMECWPKQCMKFGLKHEMEEVTRVKRECNGIFTLELLSGKKVESKAVIVATGSTPKRAGFDGEEEFFGKGVSTCATCDGFFYKDKEVAVLGGGDTALEEAIYLSNICSKVYLIHRRDRFRAAPATIERVKNNPKIELILNATIKKAYGDNMGLQGVLIDQKGKEIDLKVPGIFVFVGMNVNNEVLKQEDGTFLCSVNHWGEVIVDLRMRTDIPGLFAAGDIREFASKQVVCAAGDGATAAINAIDYIEKIGELKPC
- the trxA gene encoding thioredoxin; this translates as MGKYIELNASNFDETIKEGVVLVDFWAPWCGPCRMIAPVIDELAEEYEGKAKICKVNTDEEQDIAIRYGIRSIPTILFFKDGQLVDQMIGAASKDAFKQKLDALLS
- a CDS encoding YraN family protein encodes the protein MSKKKGNIAEDLACEFLENNGFKIVERNFYSKFGEIDIIVQKDKVLHFIEVKSGENFEPIYNITFKKLEKIIKTINYFLMIKNITMPYQIDAVIVNEKIEIVENITF